One Pseudopipra pipra isolate bDixPip1 chromosome 28, bDixPip1.hap1, whole genome shotgun sequence genomic region harbors:
- the CDCA2 gene encoding cell division cycle-associated protein 2 isoform X2 has translation MHRQPKSPLKVKENEGGCLEEKDEASFPLPKDQKICKGTKFRVIRASKKENLSDGNQAWSPKRALKSPKGLGEELSPPEGDPGSCPFPGGCCGALQGDVGSEPTLPLNRKESLPGSRSGSLGNDSYSTPERDKAEGKPDLGTSEELREKPVDFAPVTITEFGIAPESFTKRCKALLLSPLAGSSPTSLKLRRRSTIGLRGSPENNSLIRYLAQHRSKRQKEPFTQISPFKHVNVRSLKDKIETFQTSFESLQEAEGETGLSGLSHGDDSQEEGSSQNKGPLKKEPNLEQWSEKFLLDNSGAGLKENFCRENVTRSSKCDPRICSILSPNPAVTEPAALQEWVYGQKYPSESLETVAIGDTLERGHVFRSEPTPADTRSDVLSDLSRKKVGFVAGLSLGMLEESKALVTPPATPRQAGTVPFSDLPQSGSLRSILKKTPMRQLLGSPKEYLNDAVGRGGGEPVPVPYYEKTFEASETENTANLNFKMPKKKKVTFGEVLSPEIFDQTLPANTPLRRGASPGLSSSPSPRPGLTAEPFPRLQFDCEDECVEPPQDFLETSFAAEDPPPVENAEAPTDKADMVKTRSSAKRKHGAESEQAEGQPSGATTTRNAEGTKNPRKNKIPRQKNPTTSAPKKPQRSRQTSYGKRRKRKVKKSLYGEREMASKKPLLSPIPEIPEDFSSVSSPDSPKAEGLFSEDAAADNPESWKACEDVQEKVVVEGVRGKSIIHAVDVDPSSKDLDVDPSSKDLDVDPSSKDLDVDPSSKDLDVDPSSKDLDVAAPSSSSRDGAPQVSQGDLEAPSGTEQEVSNAVPDAEGGFDTSEGFQQGEDEAKESSSWTENEQLQGNLLGFLEQQATDVPEGAQRTQCPQTGSVSGSPARGRRRRSSSAIYFPPVENLMTGIDLPVSPYNVEEVLCVPKSSFQPSRRKGSAGGETRVRRSMRLRGEAGTEGLAWIQLPRELPEQPPLPAPAPKSRRRVSTSILAGAENVQPREQSPGLFPALGKENEASARCAHGPGRRRRRRSAPTPPETPWAQTQKRRITNSVNKDRNNTKWEEAEKPPEDTQRGFSCL, from the exons ATGCACAGACAACCCAAGAGTCCCCTGAAAGTCAAAGAAAATGAGGGTGGTTGTCTTGAAGAGAAAGATGAGGCCTCTTTCCCTCTGCCAAAAGACCAGAAGATCTGCAAAGGGACTAAATTCAGAGTCATCAGAGCGTCCAAGAAGGAGAATTTGAGCGATGGGAACCAGGCCTGGTCACCCAAACGTGCCCTGAAGTCCCCCAAGGGCCTCGGGGAGGAATTGTCCCCCCCCGAGGGGGATCCCGggagctgccccttccctgggggctgCTGTGGTGCCCTCCAAGGGGATGTGGGCAGTGAACCCACCTTGCCTTTGAACAGGAAGGAGAGTTTGCCAGGCAGCAGGTCTGGTTCCTTGGGGAATGATTCCTACTCCACTCCTGAGAGGGacaaagctgaaggaaaaccTGATTTGGGGACATCTGAAGAGCTGAGGGAAAAACCCGTTGATTTTGCTCCTGTGACAATTACTGAGTTTGGGATTGCTCCAGAAAGTTTCACCAAACGATGTAAAG CTCTGCTCTTGTCCCCCCTGGCAGGGAGTTCTCCCACCTCGCTGAAGTTGCGGCGCAGGTCGACCATCGGCTTGCGGGGCTCCCCGGAGAACAACTCCCTCATCCGCTAcctggcccagcacaggagcaAGAGGCAAAAAGAACCTTTTACCCAG ATTAGTCCTTTTAAACATGTGAATGTCAGGTCGTTGAAGGACAAGATTGAAACCTTTCAAACATCTTTTGAATCCCTCCAAGAAGCTGAAGGGGAAACTGGACTCTCTGGGCTGTCCCATGGGGATGATTCTCAGGAAGAAGGCTCTT CTCAGAACAAAGGGCCTCTTAAAAAGGAGCCAAACCTGGAGCAGTGGAGTGAAAAGTTCCTGTTGGACAACAGTGGAGCTGGTTTGAAAGAGAATTTTTGTAGGGAAAATGTGACCAGGAGCAGTAAATGTGACCCCAGGATCTGCAGCATCTTGTCTCCAAACCCAGCTGTGACTGAACCTGCTGCTCTACAG GAATGGGTTTATGGGCAAAAATATCCTTCTGAGTCCTTGGAGACTGTTGCAATTGGAGATACCTTGGAAAGAGGCCATG TTTTCAGGTCTGAGCCCACCCCTGCAGACACCAGAAGTGATGTTCTCTCAGATCTAAGCAGGAAGAAGGTTGGGTTTGTGGCAGGCCTGAGCCTGGGAATGCTGGAGGAAAGCAAAGCCCTCGTCACCCCCCCTGCCACCCCCCGACAAGCAGGCACCGTTCCCTTCAGTGACCTCCCCCAGAGCGGCTCCCTGAGGTCCATCCTGAAGAAAACCCCCATGAGGCAACTCCTGGGCAGCCCAAAG GAATACTTGAACGATGCAGttggcagaggaggaggtgaaCCTGTCCCAGTCCCCTACTATGAAAAAACCTTTGAAGCATCAGAAACAG AGAACACTGCAAATCTCAACTTCAAAATgcccaagaagaaaaaagtgactTTTGGAGAAGTTCTGAGCCCTGAAATATTCGACCAAACCTTGCCTGCAAACACCCCCCTGCGCAGAGGAGCCTCCCCAGGCctgagctccagcccttccccaaGGCCAGGCTTAACTGCAGAACCTTTCCCCAGGCTGCAGTTTGACTGTGAGGAT gaATGTGTTGAGCCTCCCCAAGATTTCCTGGAGACTTCCTTTGCTGCAGAAGACCCTCCACCTGTTGAAAATGCAGAAG CACCAACTGACAAAGCTGACATGGTAAAAACTCGTTCTTCTGCTAAAAGGAAG CACGGGGCTGAGTCAGAGCAGGCTGAGGGCCAACCCTCAGGAGCCACCACCACCAGGAATGCTGAAGGCACCAAAAATCCAAGGAAGAACAAGATCCCACGCCAGAAGAATCCAACCACATCTGCTCCCAAAAAACCACAG AGATCAAGACAGACAAGCtatgggaaaagaagaaagagaaaagtgaaaaaatctCTATATGGGGAAAGAGAGATGGCTTCTAAGAAACCCCTTCTCAGCCCTATCCCTGAAATTCCAGAGGATTTCTCTTCTGTCTCATCTCCAGACTCACCAAAGGCAGAGGGGCTTTTTTCAG AGGATGCAGCTGCAGATAATCCTGAATCCTGGAAAGCTTGTGAGGATGTCCAGGAGAAGGTGGTGGTTGAAGGGGTGAGAGGGAAGAGCATCATCCATGCAGTGGATGTGGATCCAAGCTCCAAGGACCTGGATGTGGATCCAAGCTCCAAGGACCTGGATGTGGATCCAAGCTCCAAGGACCTGGATGTGGATCCAAGCTCCAAGGACCTGGATGTGGATCCAAGCTCCAAGGACCTGGAtgtggcagctcccagcagcagctccagggatggggcccctCAGGTGTCCCAGGGGGACCTGGAGGCTCCTTCTGGCACTGAGCAGGAG GTTTCAAACGCTGTGCCAGATGCAGAGGGTGGTTTTGATACATCTGAGGGTTTCCAGCAAGGTGAAGATGAAGCAAAGGAGAGTAGTTCCTGGACAGAAAATGAGCAACTACAAGGAAATCTCCTGGGATTTCTGGAACAACAGGCTACTGATGTACCCGAGGGTGCCCAGAGAACTCAGTGCCCTCAGACAGGTTCTGTAAGTGGTAGCCcagcaagaggaagaagaagaagaagcagcagtgcCATCTACTTTCCTCCTGTTGAAAACTTAATGACTGGAATTGACCTCCCAGTGTCACCTTATAACGTGGAGGAAGTTTTGTGTGTTCCCAAAAGCTCCTTCCAGCCTTCCCGAAGGAAGGGCAGCGCCGGCGGCGAGACCAGGGTGCGGCGCAGCATGAGGCTCAGGGGAGAGGCAGGAACTGAGGGACTTGCATGGATTCAGCTCCCCAGGGAGCTCCCAGAGCAGCctcccctgccagctcctgctcccaaaTCCAGGAGGAGGGTCAGCACATCCATCCTGGCGGGGGCTGAGAACGTTCAGCCCCGAGAGCAGAGCCCCGGcctgttcccagccctggggaaggagaaCGAGGCCTCTGCTCGTTGTGCCCACGGgcctggcaggaggaggaggaggagaagtgcACCCACACCTCCAGAAACTCCTTGGGCTCAAACCCAGAAAAGGAGAATCACAAATTCTGTAAATAAGGACAGAAATAACACCAAAtgggaagaagcagaaaaaccTCCCGAGGACACTCAGCGAGGTTTCAGCTGTCTCTGA
- the CDCA2 gene encoding cell division cycle-associated protein 2 isoform X3: MHRQPKSPLKVKENEGGCLEEKDEASFPLPKDQKICKGTKFRVIRASKKENLSDGNQAWSPKRALKSPKGLGEELSPPEGDPGSCPFPGGCCGALQGDVGSEPTLPLNRKESLPGSRSGSLGNDSYSTPERDKAEGKPDLGTSEELREKPVDFAPVTITEFGIAPESFTKRCKGSSPTSLKLRRRSTIGLRGSPENNSLIRYLAQHRSKRQKEPFTQISPFKHVNVRSLKDKIETFQTSFESLQEAEGETGLSGLSHGDDSQEEGSSQNKGPLKKEPNLEQWSEKFLLDNSGAGLKENFCRENVTRSSKCDPRICSILSPNPAVTEPAALQEWVYGQKYPSESLETVAIGDTLERGHVFRSEPTPADTRSDVLSDLSRKKVGFVAGLSLGMLEESKALVTPPATPRQAGTVPFSDLPQSGSLRSILKKTPMRQLLGSPKEYLNDAVGRGGGEPVPVPYYEKTFEASETAENTANLNFKMPKKKKVTFGEVLSPEIFDQTLPANTPLRRGASPGLSSSPSPRPGLTAEPFPRLQFDCEDECVEPPQDFLETSFAAEDPPPVENAEAPTDKADMVKTRSSAKRKHGAESEQAEGQPSGATTTRNAEGTKNPRKNKIPRQKNPTTSAPKKPQRSRQTSYGKRRKRKVKKSLYGEREMASKKPLLSPIPEIPEDFSSVSSPDSPKAEGLFSEDAAADNPESWKACEDVQEKVVVEGVRGKSIIHAVDVDPSSKDLDVDPSSKDLDVDPSSKDLDVDPSSKDLDVDPSSKDLDVAAPSSSSRDGAPQVSQGDLEAPSGTEQEVSNAVPDAEGGFDTSEGFQQGEDEAKESSSWTENEQLQGNLLGFLEQQATDVPEGAQRTQCPQTGSVSGSPARGRRRRSSSAIYFPPVENLMTGIDLPVSPYNVEEVLCVPKSSFQPSRRKGSAGGETRVRRSMRLRGEAGTEGLAWIQLPRELPEQPPLPAPAPKSRRRVSTSILAGAENVQPREQSPGLFPALGKENEASARCAHGPGRRRRRRSAPTPPETPWAQTQKRRITNSVNKDRNNTKWEEAEKPPEDTQRGFSCL, encoded by the exons ATGCACAGACAACCCAAGAGTCCCCTGAAAGTCAAAGAAAATGAGGGTGGTTGTCTTGAAGAGAAAGATGAGGCCTCTTTCCCTCTGCCAAAAGACCAGAAGATCTGCAAAGGGACTAAATTCAGAGTCATCAGAGCGTCCAAGAAGGAGAATTTGAGCGATGGGAACCAGGCCTGGTCACCCAAACGTGCCCTGAAGTCCCCCAAGGGCCTCGGGGAGGAATTGTCCCCCCCCGAGGGGGATCCCGggagctgccccttccctgggggctgCTGTGGTGCCCTCCAAGGGGATGTGGGCAGTGAACCCACCTTGCCTTTGAACAGGAAGGAGAGTTTGCCAGGCAGCAGGTCTGGTTCCTTGGGGAATGATTCCTACTCCACTCCTGAGAGGGacaaagctgaaggaaaaccTGATTTGGGGACATCTGAAGAGCTGAGGGAAAAACCCGTTGATTTTGCTCCTGTGACAATTACTGAGTTTGGGATTGCTCCAGAAAGTTTCACCAAACGATGTAAAG GGAGTTCTCCCACCTCGCTGAAGTTGCGGCGCAGGTCGACCATCGGCTTGCGGGGCTCCCCGGAGAACAACTCCCTCATCCGCTAcctggcccagcacaggagcaAGAGGCAAAAAGAACCTTTTACCCAG ATTAGTCCTTTTAAACATGTGAATGTCAGGTCGTTGAAGGACAAGATTGAAACCTTTCAAACATCTTTTGAATCCCTCCAAGAAGCTGAAGGGGAAACTGGACTCTCTGGGCTGTCCCATGGGGATGATTCTCAGGAAGAAGGCTCTT CTCAGAACAAAGGGCCTCTTAAAAAGGAGCCAAACCTGGAGCAGTGGAGTGAAAAGTTCCTGTTGGACAACAGTGGAGCTGGTTTGAAAGAGAATTTTTGTAGGGAAAATGTGACCAGGAGCAGTAAATGTGACCCCAGGATCTGCAGCATCTTGTCTCCAAACCCAGCTGTGACTGAACCTGCTGCTCTACAG GAATGGGTTTATGGGCAAAAATATCCTTCTGAGTCCTTGGAGACTGTTGCAATTGGAGATACCTTGGAAAGAGGCCATG TTTTCAGGTCTGAGCCCACCCCTGCAGACACCAGAAGTGATGTTCTCTCAGATCTAAGCAGGAAGAAGGTTGGGTTTGTGGCAGGCCTGAGCCTGGGAATGCTGGAGGAAAGCAAAGCCCTCGTCACCCCCCCTGCCACCCCCCGACAAGCAGGCACCGTTCCCTTCAGTGACCTCCCCCAGAGCGGCTCCCTGAGGTCCATCCTGAAGAAAACCCCCATGAGGCAACTCCTGGGCAGCCCAAAG GAATACTTGAACGATGCAGttggcagaggaggaggtgaaCCTGTCCCAGTCCCCTACTATGAAAAAACCTTTGAAGCATCAGAAACAG CAGAGAACACTGCAAATCTCAACTTCAAAATgcccaagaagaaaaaagtgactTTTGGAGAAGTTCTGAGCCCTGAAATATTCGACCAAACCTTGCCTGCAAACACCCCCCTGCGCAGAGGAGCCTCCCCAGGCctgagctccagcccttccccaaGGCCAGGCTTAACTGCAGAACCTTTCCCCAGGCTGCAGTTTGACTGTGAGGAT gaATGTGTTGAGCCTCCCCAAGATTTCCTGGAGACTTCCTTTGCTGCAGAAGACCCTCCACCTGTTGAAAATGCAGAAG CACCAACTGACAAAGCTGACATGGTAAAAACTCGTTCTTCTGCTAAAAGGAAG CACGGGGCTGAGTCAGAGCAGGCTGAGGGCCAACCCTCAGGAGCCACCACCACCAGGAATGCTGAAGGCACCAAAAATCCAAGGAAGAACAAGATCCCACGCCAGAAGAATCCAACCACATCTGCTCCCAAAAAACCACAG AGATCAAGACAGACAAGCtatgggaaaagaagaaagagaaaagtgaaaaaatctCTATATGGGGAAAGAGAGATGGCTTCTAAGAAACCCCTTCTCAGCCCTATCCCTGAAATTCCAGAGGATTTCTCTTCTGTCTCATCTCCAGACTCACCAAAGGCAGAGGGGCTTTTTTCAG AGGATGCAGCTGCAGATAATCCTGAATCCTGGAAAGCTTGTGAGGATGTCCAGGAGAAGGTGGTGGTTGAAGGGGTGAGAGGGAAGAGCATCATCCATGCAGTGGATGTGGATCCAAGCTCCAAGGACCTGGATGTGGATCCAAGCTCCAAGGACCTGGATGTGGATCCAAGCTCCAAGGACCTGGATGTGGATCCAAGCTCCAAGGACCTGGATGTGGATCCAAGCTCCAAGGACCTGGAtgtggcagctcccagcagcagctccagggatggggcccctCAGGTGTCCCAGGGGGACCTGGAGGCTCCTTCTGGCACTGAGCAGGAG GTTTCAAACGCTGTGCCAGATGCAGAGGGTGGTTTTGATACATCTGAGGGTTTCCAGCAAGGTGAAGATGAAGCAAAGGAGAGTAGTTCCTGGACAGAAAATGAGCAACTACAAGGAAATCTCCTGGGATTTCTGGAACAACAGGCTACTGATGTACCCGAGGGTGCCCAGAGAACTCAGTGCCCTCAGACAGGTTCTGTAAGTGGTAGCCcagcaagaggaagaagaagaagaagcagcagtgcCATCTACTTTCCTCCTGTTGAAAACTTAATGACTGGAATTGACCTCCCAGTGTCACCTTATAACGTGGAGGAAGTTTTGTGTGTTCCCAAAAGCTCCTTCCAGCCTTCCCGAAGGAAGGGCAGCGCCGGCGGCGAGACCAGGGTGCGGCGCAGCATGAGGCTCAGGGGAGAGGCAGGAACTGAGGGACTTGCATGGATTCAGCTCCCCAGGGAGCTCCCAGAGCAGCctcccctgccagctcctgctcccaaaTCCAGGAGGAGGGTCAGCACATCCATCCTGGCGGGGGCTGAGAACGTTCAGCCCCGAGAGCAGAGCCCCGGcctgttcccagccctggggaaggagaaCGAGGCCTCTGCTCGTTGTGCCCACGGgcctggcaggaggaggaggaggagaagtgcACCCACACCTCCAGAAACTCCTTGGGCTCAAACCCAGAAAAGGAGAATCACAAATTCTGTAAATAAGGACAGAAATAACACCAAAtgggaagaagcagaaaaaccTCCCGAGGACACTCAGCGAGGTTTCAGCTGTCTCTGA